The following coding sequences lie in one Methylotenera versatilis 301 genomic window:
- the dcd gene encoding dCTP deaminase produces the protein MSVLGNLELHKLLSREKIEERLIVTPLFNQDKQINEASIDIRLGNDFIVTRRGNLASLDPARQDVRESRYQTKHFVNFKEPFYLHPQELVLAGTLEYFRLPIDVAATVTSRSQWGRAGLVIATATAVHPGFCGTITLELLNLGEVPLVLYPGTCVAQIVFYECVGGTAYKGQMSHKTDAHFAGVSADMKMNDKEFWLPEQS, from the coding sequence ATGAGTGTATTAGGTAATCTTGAACTGCATAAGTTGTTAAGTAGAGAAAAAATCGAAGAAAGACTTATCGTTACTCCACTGTTTAACCAAGACAAACAAATCAATGAAGCATCTATAGATATTCGACTGGGCAATGATTTTATTGTGACGAGACGAGGAAATTTGGCAAGTTTAGATCCTGCAAGGCAGGATGTCAGAGAGTCTAGATATCAAACTAAACATTTTGTAAATTTTAAAGAGCCCTTTTATTTACACCCACAAGAATTAGTTTTGGCTGGGACATTGGAATATTTCCGTTTGCCAATTGATGTTGCAGCAACAGTAACATCAAGGTCACAATGGGGTCGTGCTGGTTTAGTAATTGCTACGGCAACTGCAGTCCATCCAGGATTTTGTGGAACAATCACATTAGAACTACTTAATTTGGGTGAGGTTCCGCTCGTTTTGTACCCAGGTACATGTGTAGCGCAAATAGTATTTTATGAATGTGTTGGAGGTACAGCCTACAAGGGCCAAATGAGTCATAAGACAGATGCACATTTTGCTGGTGTTTCAGCAGATATGAAAATGAATGACAAAGAGTTTTGGTTACCAGAGCAATCATAA
- a CDS encoding TAXI family TRAP transporter solute-binding subunit: protein MIELKTSLNKIWAKLAAIYGSSVLLMMLWVLGLLVIICIALFIFFNSAAPTSLTITAGEEGSIYQKNALKYKAILAREGVTLNIVPSNGSIDNLNKLADKRVHVDVGFVQSGVVGNIKTDKLMSLGSIAYQPMMIFYRGESKNLISDFAGKRLNVGELGSGTHSLALTMLKENGILPGGSTKLIETPSPNPVEDLLQDKIDAIFVMGDSASLQLIKDLVKTPGINIFNFDQADGYTRRIKYLHKLVLPKGSIDLGKNIPVNDLNLIAPTVELIARDTLHPALSDLLLDAANEVHGSATLFVKSGEFPNLTTQEYRISPDATRYYKSGKSFLYRDFPFWMASFINRILVVLVPLLLILIPAIKLAPSIYRWKIQLSIYPFYRALLELEKDAFGSVNDVEKRQEIMSSLDELEARLSKIKIPAAFADMFYGLRGHINFVRTRLLAEQISDATA from the coding sequence ATGATTGAATTAAAAACATCTTTAAACAAAATATGGGCTAAGTTGGCTGCAATCTATGGCAGCAGCGTTCTTCTGATGATGCTGTGGGTGCTGGGGCTTTTAGTTATCATTTGCATCGCATTATTTATATTTTTTAATTCGGCTGCACCGACTAGCTTAACTATTACCGCTGGTGAGGAAGGTAGCATTTATCAGAAAAATGCGTTGAAATACAAGGCGATTTTAGCGAGAGAAGGTGTGACGCTTAATATAGTGCCATCAAACGGCTCTATTGATAACCTGAATAAATTGGCTGACAAGCGCGTACACGTTGATGTTGGATTTGTGCAAAGTGGGGTTGTCGGTAATATCAAGACCGATAAGCTGATGTCGCTTGGTAGTATTGCCTATCAACCCATGATGATTTTTTACCGTGGTGAAAGTAAAAACTTGATTTCGGATTTTGCTGGTAAGCGATTGAATGTCGGCGAGCTCGGAAGTGGTACACACTCTTTGGCATTGACTATGCTAAAGGAAAATGGAATTTTACCAGGTGGTAGTACAAAGTTAATTGAAACACCAAGCCCTAACCCAGTGGAAGACTTATTGCAGGATAAGATTGACGCAATATTTGTGATGGGGGACTCTGCATCATTGCAGTTGATTAAAGACTTGGTCAAAACACCAGGTATTAACATCTTTAATTTTGATCAGGCTGATGGTTATACAAGGCGTATTAAATATTTACATAAGTTGGTTTTACCTAAGGGTTCAATCGATTTAGGCAAAAACATTCCTGTAAACGATTTAAATTTAATTGCACCTACGGTTGAGTTAATAGCCCGTGACACCCTGCATCCAGCACTTTCTGATTTGTTACTAGACGCAGCAAATGAAGTACATGGTTCGGCAACTTTATTTGTGAAAAGTGGAGAATTCCCTAATCTAACTACTCAAGAATACCGAATCAGCCCAGACGCAACGCGCTATTACAAGTCTGGTAAAAGTTTTCTCTATCGTGACTTTCCATTTTGGATGGCTAGTTTTATTAATAGAATACTGGTCGTTTTGGTACCATTATTGTTGATATTGATACCTGCAATAAAATTAGCGCCAAGTATCTACCGATGGAAAATTCAACTGTCCATTTACCCCTTTTACAGAGCCTTACTTGAGCTCGAGAAAGATGCCTTTGGATCAGTAAATGATGTGGAAAAGCGTCAGGAGATTATGAGTAGTCTAGATGAGCTAGAAGCGAGGTTAAGTAAAATAAAAATACCTGCAGCATTTGCAGATATGTTTTATGGATTGCGCGGACATATCAATTTTGTACGCACTAGGCTGCTGGCTGAACAAATTTCCGATGCAACTGCATGA
- a CDS encoding circularly permuted type 2 ATP-grasp protein — protein MATSNQYSQASNANTWLGNTAGYSVGVSMLDEMLDQSGKVRPHWAYYIQALQKLGQGEVGLRQNEIHKLLRENGVTYNVYGDPDGSSRPWQLDSVPLLLANEEWRDIELGLLERAELLNLILTDIYGPRELIRQGLLPIEMLFNHSGFLRACDKVKIPGKHQLVLYAADLARGPDNRMWVIGDRTQAPSGAGYALENRLAMSRVFPNIFRDTQVQRLDGFFQSLRHGMQEIAPQNSDAPRVVVLTPGPFNETFFEHAYLASHLGYPLVQGDDLTVRDGFVWLKSLNGLQRVDVIMRRMDDVFCDPLELRDDSRLGIPGLLEVARRGNVTIANPLGSGVLESPGLLPFLPRIAEYFLGKKLRLPSAATWWCGQPKELDYVLNNLHKLVIKHICRGAMTSVFGSQLSRQQITYWRDRIRANPAFFVGQEHEVFSTAPSLVDGRLEPRQSLMRCFMVAQERGYNLMPGSLTRSATQTGDVLVSNQLGAMSKDTWIVGGNTPQQTNVIGNRHSEFIGSSYTSTLSSRVAENLFWVGRYAERTEGSIRLLRTTVKKLYINPDNSNVHFQHSLHTILRGLTNITNTYPGFLGDSKSNDATALLQTPDGELLSLMLDEDKVGSIANNQRSLVQAGYTVRNLWSSDTWRVMDEIKSHLEQSQQLTESTLWNIQEHMDRLITALSAFSGLIMESMTRGNGWLFLDIGRRLERALLLISLLRSCFSTAQASGTEQLLMESLLETSDNLICYREHYRNSIELPSFIELLMLDKNNPRSLAYQFNRIQEHVSKMPRKQSNAQLSVEERLILEACSLLDLTNLNDLIKTTKGHVRENLDQTLSRLYYLIATLSDSITATYFKHGQLQHSLNEVRPV, from the coding sequence ATGGCAACTTCAAATCAATATTCGCAAGCTTCAAATGCTAATACCTGGCTAGGTAATACGGCGGGCTATTCGGTGGGCGTAAGCATGTTGGATGAAATGCTCGACCAATCAGGCAAGGTTCGTCCACATTGGGCATATTATATTCAAGCCTTACAAAAATTAGGGCAGGGTGAAGTTGGCTTAAGGCAGAATGAAATTCATAAGTTACTGCGCGAGAACGGCGTCACTTACAATGTATATGGCGACCCCGACGGCAGCAGTCGCCCTTGGCAGCTAGATTCCGTACCCTTGCTACTGGCTAATGAAGAATGGCGCGATATTGAGCTGGGTTTGCTTGAGCGTGCAGAACTGCTAAACCTGATTCTGACTGACATTTACGGGCCGCGTGAGCTTATCCGACAAGGCTTATTGCCGATAGAGATGTTGTTCAATCACAGCGGCTTTCTGCGCGCTTGTGACAAAGTTAAAATACCCGGTAAACATCAATTGGTGCTTTATGCGGCAGATTTAGCGCGTGGCCCAGATAATCGCATGTGGGTGATTGGTGACCGTACCCAAGCGCCTTCTGGCGCTGGTTATGCCTTGGAAAACAGGTTGGCGATGTCTCGCGTGTTTCCAAATATTTTTCGTGATACCCAAGTACAAAGGTTAGACGGCTTTTTTCAATCGTTGCGTCATGGAATGCAAGAAATTGCGCCACAAAACTCTGATGCGCCCAGAGTGGTGGTGCTCACGCCGGGGCCTTTTAATGAAACCTTTTTTGAGCATGCTTATTTAGCTTCACATTTAGGCTACCCCTTGGTTCAGGGCGACGACCTGACGGTGCGCGATGGTTTTGTCTGGTTGAAATCACTCAACGGCTTGCAGCGCGTGGATGTCATTATGCGCCGTATGGACGATGTGTTTTGTGATCCGCTTGAGTTGCGCGATGATTCACGTCTGGGCATTCCAGGTCTGCTAGAGGTAGCGCGCAGAGGTAATGTGACAATTGCCAACCCTTTAGGCAGCGGCGTATTAGAAAGTCCGGGTTTATTGCCATTTCTGCCAAGAATTGCAGAATACTTTTTGGGCAAGAAACTACGTTTGCCTAGCGCCGCTACATGGTGGTGCGGTCAGCCCAAAGAGTTAGATTATGTGCTGAACAATCTGCATAAATTAGTGATTAAGCATATCTGCCGCGGTGCAATGACCTCAGTTTTTGGTAGTCAGTTGAGTCGGCAACAAATCACTTATTGGCGCGACCGTATTCGTGCCAATCCAGCATTTTTTGTGGGGCAAGAGCATGAAGTGTTTTCTACCGCGCCATCTTTGGTTGATGGTCGTTTAGAGCCGCGTCAATCACTGATGCGCTGTTTTATGGTTGCCCAAGAGCGCGGCTATAACCTCATGCCAGGAAGCCTCACACGCAGTGCGACGCAAACCGGTGATGTGCTGGTTTCAAATCAGTTAGGTGCCATGAGTAAAGACACGTGGATAGTAGGTGGCAATACTCCGCAGCAAACCAACGTAATAGGAAACAGACATAGCGAATTTATTGGCAGCAGTTACACCAGCACGCTTTCTAGCCGCGTAGCAGAAAACCTATTTTGGGTAGGCCGTTATGCGGAGCGCACAGAAGGTAGCATTCGCCTGCTGCGTACTACAGTTAAAAAACTTTATATCAATCCAGATAACAGTAATGTGCATTTTCAACATAGTTTGCACACTATTTTGCGCGGCCTCACCAACATCACCAATACTTACCCTGGATTTTTAGGTGATTCGAAAAGTAATGATGCTACCGCATTATTGCAAACGCCGGATGGCGAGTTGCTGTCATTGATGTTAGATGAAGATAAAGTTGGCAGTATTGCCAATAATCAGCGTAGTTTGGTTCAAGCGGGTTATACCGTGCGTAATTTGTGGTCATCGGACACATGGCGAGTGATGGATGAGATTAAGTCGCACTTAGAACAATCGCAGCAACTTACTGAATCTACCTTGTGGAATATTCAAGAACACATGGATAGATTAATCACAGCGCTATCCGCGTTCAGTGGCTTGATTATGGAAAGCATGACGCGCGGCAATGGTTGGCTGTTTTTAGATATAGGTCGTCGTTTAGAGCGCGCTTTGTTGCTTATTTCACTCTTGCGCAGCTGTTTCTCTACTGCGCAAGCATCAGGCACAGAACAATTATTGATGGAGTCATTGCTGGAAACCAGTGATAACCTAATTTGCTATCGTGAGCATTATCGCAACAGCATAGAGCTGCCTTCATTTATTGAGTTGCTGATGCTAGATAAAAATAATCCACGTTCTTTAGCTTATCAATTTAACCGCATTCAAGAACACGTCAGCAAAATGCCAAGAAAACAAAGCAATGCACAGCTAAGTGTGGAAGAGCGCCTGATATTAGAGGCTTGTAGCCTGCTAGATTTAACCAATTTAAACGACTTGATTAAAACTACAAAAGGGCACGTGCGTGAGAATTTAGATCAAACACTCAGCCGCTTGTATTATTTAATCGCCACATTATCTGACAGCATTACTGCGACCTATTTCAAACACGGGCAGCTGCAACATTCTCTCAACGAAGTCAGACCAGTTTAG
- a CDS encoding REP-associated tyrosine transposase, translated as MSHYRRANAINATYFFTVVTYHRQTFLCDEPVRKALRNAIEKVRAQYPFDIDTWVLLPDHIHTIWTLPKNDANFSLRWQLIKRYVTQECGVLLNRPEWRTASKIKHKESTLWQRRFWEHQIRDEHDYQTHMDYCHYNPVKHGLVTRVQDWEYSSFHQHVKLGTYPTDWAGEGVVGAGEFGEASGI; from the coding sequence ATGTCACATTACCGTCGCGCCAATGCCATAAATGCTACTTACTTTTTCACAGTGGTTACCTACCATCGACAAACGTTTTTATGTGATGAACCTGTTCGCAAAGCTTTAAGAAACGCCATCGAAAAGGTGCGTGCGCAATATCCGTTTGATATTGACACATGGGTTTTGCTGCCCGATCATATTCACACCATTTGGACATTGCCTAAAAACGATGCCAACTTTTCATTAAGATGGCAACTCATCAAGCGTTATGTCACACAAGAATGCGGCGTATTATTAAATCGCCCAGAATGGCGCACCGCTTCCAAAATCAAGCATAAAGAATCCACCTTATGGCAACGCAGATTTTGGGAACATCAAATACGCGATGAGCACGATTATCAAACCCACATGGATTATTGCCATTACAACCCCGTGAAGCATGGCTTGGTAACGCGAGTGCAAGATTGGGAATATTCATCATTTCATCAACATGTTAAATTAGGTACATATCCCACAGATTGGGCGGGAGAAGGTGTGGTTGGAGCAGGTGAATTTGGAGAAGCGAGTGGTATTTGA
- a CDS encoding transglutaminase family protein, translated as MHYKITHITKYDYTDKVSLSYSEARLMPRNCKNQQVISSTLDIEPYAADFRIREDFFGNHVAYFSMQQAHNVFTITAVSEVQLQENPAQLDFYQGYTWEEVRNMLAQQQHFSQQSVETLDARQYTLDSPLVAVSAELAEYAQPSFTQGRLITDAVNDLMQRIYKDFTFDPDFTTLATPLATVLEHRRGVCQDFAHLAIGCLRSVGLATRYVSGYIETLPPAGEAKLIGADASHAWFSVYVPEQGWIDFDPTNNQMPNTQHITLGWGRDYADITPLKGVIFGGQQHELDVSVHVECLSS; from the coding sequence ATGCACTACAAAATCACCCACATTACCAAGTACGATTACACAGATAAAGTTTCATTGTCATACAGCGAAGCGCGCCTAATGCCAAGAAATTGCAAGAATCAACAAGTGATTTCATCCACACTGGATATAGAACCCTACGCCGCAGATTTCCGTATTCGCGAAGACTTCTTTGGTAACCATGTGGCGTATTTTTCAATGCAACAAGCACACAATGTTTTCACTATTACCGCCGTAAGCGAAGTGCAACTGCAAGAAAATCCAGCTCAGCTAGATTTCTATCAAGGCTATACTTGGGAAGAAGTACGCAACATGCTGGCACAGCAACAACATTTTTCACAACAATCAGTAGAAACGCTAGATGCACGCCAATACACGCTAGATTCACCACTGGTTGCCGTTAGCGCTGAACTGGCTGAATACGCGCAACCCTCTTTCACACAGGGTAGGTTAATTACAGACGCGGTGAACGACTTAATGCAGCGTATTTATAAAGATTTTACTTTTGACCCAGACTTCACAACCCTCGCCACGCCGCTTGCGACAGTGCTAGAGCATAGAAGAGGCGTTTGTCAGGACTTTGCACACCTCGCAATCGGCTGCTTACGTTCAGTTGGTTTAGCGACTCGATATGTGAGTGGCTACATAGAAACTTTACCACCTGCAGGTGAAGCGAAACTAATAGGCGCTGATGCCTCTCATGCTTGGTTTTCAGTCTACGTGCCCGAACAAGGCTGGATAGATTTTGACCCCACCAACAACCAAATGCCCAACACTCAACACATCACCCTAGGCTGGGGACGAGACTACGCAGACATTACGCCGCTCAAAGGCGTGATATTTGGTGGCCAACAGCATGAGTTGGATGTGTCTGTGCATGTGGAGTGTTTGAGTTCGTGA
- a CDS encoding EAL domain-containing protein yields the protein MAINIKLLNISKSYRLTLVMLLILCVVFTAYIYSEKQIDRANELRIQSYFLAEELRQSSDDLTRMVRTYIITGDSIYKQHFQEILDIRNGKLPRPTSYNNIYWDLVLPDNVRPRAYGEKKPLLQLMKEAGFTDVEFAELSKAKANSDLLTNIEFAAMKLIEPTNATKEFNRNQASLMLNDLAYHKAKAGIMQPISNFNQMMDKRTLANIHYAETTAMVLRMFVMLFGILLFFTLWRAYKALNTTLGASADEVHGHLVRIGSGDFSAKIPVSQGMENSVMGWLSQTQIKLAQINIEHQAAEAQSHRQTQLYAALSQCNQAIVRSKNEAELFPKICQDAVIFGGMKMAWIGLFDEESQLLAPVASYGTGTEYLDLLKISVDDKNITGRGPSGTAFREDKPFWCLDFHNDPATEFWHELSAKFEWGASAALPLHRNGKVVGTFNIYADDQNVFDMEGQNLLIEMTSDIDFALDNFDVENEREQFKGKLLESEEISRLVLENSLDAIINMNSDGLVIEWSGAAYKMFGYKREDALGQKLSNLIIPVRDREAHIKGMNRVIATNQSNMTGRRVEVSALRSDDTEIPVEMSVAKIETGNLVFFSAFVRDITDRKESESQIQKLAHFDALTSLPNRILLQDHFKYALSLIKRNNGKLAVIFLDLDHFKDINDTLGHSIGDLLLIEVAKRLQLTLREEDTLSRLGGDEFILILPGTDSRGAANVAQKLLSIMAKPYHIDSFELTVTGSVGVALYPNDGTDFEILSQKADTAMYRAKQEGRNNYRFFTAEMQATSSRNLQLVNALRYALERNQLSLHYQPQVSLHQNCVIGTEALLRWHHPELGSISPAEFIPIAEDSGLIISIGEWVLRQAVKQAKLWMEEGHAPLIMAVNISAIQFRHPDLPNLVTQILEEIGLAPEYLELELTEGVAMYDPQAAIEMMNNLHELGIRVSIDDFGTGYSSLSYLKKFKVYKLKIDQSFVRDISTDPEDKAIVSAIISMSKSLGLQTIAEGVETVEQLTYLRAQGCDEVQGYFYSKPMPAEQAEEYFREFKLR from the coding sequence GTGGCAATTAACATAAAATTACTCAATATTTCAAAGAGTTACCGACTAACGTTGGTTATGTTGCTTATTTTATGTGTAGTATTTACTGCCTATATCTATTCAGAAAAGCAAATAGATCGCGCTAACGAGTTAAGAATTCAATCGTACTTTCTAGCTGAAGAATTACGCCAATCGTCTGATGATCTTACGCGTATGGTTAGAACCTATATCATCACTGGCGATAGTATTTATAAACAGCATTTTCAAGAGATTTTGGATATACGTAATGGCAAGCTTCCCCGTCCAACTTCATACAACAATATATATTGGGATTTGGTATTACCTGACAATGTAAGACCACGCGCCTATGGTGAAAAGAAGCCTTTACTTCAGCTAATGAAAGAAGCTGGGTTTACCGATGTAGAGTTTGCAGAGTTGTCAAAAGCTAAGGCCAATTCTGATTTGCTGACGAATATAGAGTTCGCAGCAATGAAGTTAATCGAGCCAACAAACGCGACTAAGGAATTCAATCGTAATCAAGCTAGCCTAATGCTAAATGACTTGGCTTACCACAAGGCTAAGGCTGGAATTATGCAGCCCATCAGTAACTTCAATCAAATGATGGATAAGCGAACGCTAGCTAATATTCATTATGCCGAGACCACCGCCATGGTGTTGAGAATGTTCGTCATGCTCTTCGGAATATTATTGTTTTTTACGCTATGGCGTGCCTATAAAGCGCTCAATACAACATTAGGAGCTTCTGCAGATGAGGTTCATGGCCATTTAGTTAGAATTGGCAGTGGTGATTTTTCAGCCAAGATTCCTGTCAGTCAAGGTATGGAAAATAGTGTGATGGGATGGTTATCTCAAACACAGATCAAGTTGGCTCAAATTAATATTGAGCATCAAGCTGCTGAGGCGCAGAGTCATAGGCAAACTCAATTGTATGCAGCTTTAAGTCAATGCAATCAGGCTATTGTGCGCAGTAAAAATGAGGCTGAGTTGTTCCCTAAGATTTGCCAAGATGCGGTGATATTTGGTGGAATGAAGATGGCTTGGATTGGATTGTTTGATGAAGAGAGTCAGTTATTAGCACCCGTTGCATCCTATGGAACGGGGACTGAGTATTTAGATTTGCTCAAAATCTCAGTAGACGATAAAAATATTACTGGTCGCGGTCCAAGTGGTACTGCATTTCGTGAAGATAAACCATTTTGGTGCCTAGATTTTCATAATGACCCAGCAACAGAATTTTGGCATGAGCTTAGCGCAAAGTTTGAATGGGGCGCCTCTGCTGCGTTACCGCTGCATCGTAATGGTAAGGTTGTGGGTACATTTAATATATATGCAGATGACCAAAACGTGTTTGATATGGAAGGTCAAAATCTATTGATTGAAATGACGTCAGATATCGATTTTGCGCTTGATAACTTTGATGTTGAAAATGAGCGGGAACAATTTAAAGGAAAATTATTAGAGAGTGAGGAAATCTCCAGATTAGTACTTGAAAATTCTTTAGATGCAATCATCAATATGAATAGTGATGGCTTGGTGATTGAGTGGAGTGGCGCCGCATATAAAATGTTTGGTTACAAACGAGAAGATGCACTTGGTCAAAAACTGTCTAATCTTATTATTCCAGTGAGAGATAGGGAGGCACATATCAAGGGAATGAACAGAGTGATTGCCACTAATCAGTCGAATATGACAGGCCGACGTGTAGAAGTGAGTGCGTTAAGATCTGATGACACAGAAATTCCCGTTGAAATGTCTGTTGCAAAAATTGAGACAGGTAATCTTGTCTTTTTTAGTGCCTTCGTTAGAGATATTACAGATCGTAAAGAGTCTGAAAGCCAAATTCAGAAACTCGCACATTTTGATGCGCTAACCAGTTTGCCGAATCGGATTTTATTGCAGGATCATTTCAAATACGCATTAAGTTTAATTAAACGCAATAATGGTAAATTAGCCGTTATATTTCTCGATCTCGATCACTTTAAAGACATTAATGACACCTTAGGTCATAGTATTGGCGATTTATTGTTAATTGAGGTCGCCAAAAGATTACAGTTGACCTTACGTGAGGAAGACACGCTGTCACGTTTAGGTGGAGATGAGTTCATCTTAATATTACCTGGTACTGATTCTCGCGGCGCTGCTAACGTAGCACAAAAGCTGCTTAGCATTATGGCTAAGCCTTATCACATTGATTCTTTCGAGCTTACTGTCACTGGCTCAGTGGGTGTTGCGCTATATCCGAATGATGGTACAGATTTTGAGATACTTTCTCAAAAAGCCGACACAGCGATGTATCGAGCCAAACAAGAGGGCAGAAACAACTATCGTTTCTTTACTGCTGAAATGCAGGCGACATCCTCCAGAAATCTGCAATTGGTCAATGCTCTGCGTTATGCACTTGAACGCAATCAACTAAGCTTGCATTATCAGCCTCAGGTATCGCTTCATCAAAATTGCGTCATCGGAACTGAGGCTTTATTACGCTGGCATCACCCAGAGCTTGGTTCTATTTCCCCTGCGGAATTCATTCCAATTGCTGAAGATTCAGGTTTGATCATTTCTATCGGAGAGTGGGTGTTACGGCAAGCCGTGAAACAAGCTAAGTTATGGATGGAAGAGGGTCACGCACCGTTAATCATGGCCGTGAATATTTCAGCAATACAGTTCCGTCATCCAGATCTACCCAACTTGGTCACACAAATACTTGAAGAGATTGGACTGGCTCCGGAATATCTTGAGCTGGAGCTCACTGAAGGTGTCGCGATGTATGATCCTCAGGCCGCCATCGAGATGATGAATAATCTACACGAGCTGGGCATTCGCGTGTCTATTGATGACTTTGGTACAGGCTATTCTTCATTAAGTTATTTAAAGAAGTTTAAAGTTTATAAACTCAAGATAGATCAATCTTTTGTGCGAGACATCAGCACCGACCCTGAAGATAAGGCGATTGTAAGTGCAATCATTAGTATGTCTAAAAGTCTTGGCTTACAAACTATCGCAGAGGGGGTGGAAACAGTCGAGCAACTCACCTATCTGCGGGCTCAAGGCTGTGATGAGGTGCAAGGTTATTTCTACAGTAAACCTATGCCAGCAGAACAGGCGGAGGAGTATTTCAGAGAATTTAAATTGAGGTAA
- a CDS encoding proteasome-type protease, protein MTYCVGILLESGLVMASDTRTNAGVDQVATFPKMTTFEVAGERTMVMLTAGNLAVTQAVLQHLHKDIANNETHNLLNVTNMFDAARLVGMAIRTVHKEDAEHLRHHNTDFNISVLFAGQIAGEPTRLFNIYSAGNFIEASQETPYFQIGETKYGKPILDRVINYKCGLEDALKCVLISFDSTIRSNVSVDLPVDVLVYRNNKLSIDYNHRVAKDDPYFLSVRQHWGEGLRKVFAEIPGPDWC, encoded by the coding sequence ATGACTTACTGCGTTGGAATACTACTAGAATCTGGATTAGTAATGGCGTCGGATACCCGTACGAATGCGGGGGTTGACCAAGTGGCTACTTTTCCTAAAATGACCACGTTTGAAGTGGCAGGTGAACGTACGATGGTCATGCTAACCGCAGGTAATTTAGCGGTGACTCAAGCAGTATTGCAGCACTTGCATAAAGACATTGCAAACAACGAAACGCATAACTTGCTCAATGTTACCAACATGTTCGACGCTGCGCGCCTTGTTGGCATGGCCATTCGCACTGTACATAAAGAAGATGCCGAACATTTACGCCACCACAATACAGATTTCAATATCTCCGTTCTATTTGCAGGACAAATTGCCGGTGAACCAACGCGTCTTTTCAATATTTACTCTGCGGGTAATTTTATTGAAGCCAGCCAAGAAACACCTTACTTTCAAATAGGTGAAACAAAGTACGGAAAGCCGATTTTAGACCGCGTCATTAACTACAAATGTGGCCTAGAAGATGCGCTTAAATGCGTACTTATCTCATTTGACTCAACTATCCGCAGCAATGTGTCAGTTGATTTGCCAGTTGACGTGCTGGTATATAGAAACAACAAACTCAGCATAGACTACAACCATCGCGTAGCAAAAGATGACCCTTACTTTCTTTCAGTACGTCAACACTGGGGCGAAGGTTTACGCAAAGTCTTTGCTGAAATTCCAGGCCCTGATTGGTGTTAA